Within the Pseudomonas oryzae genome, the region GCAGCACGCCGACCACCGACAGCGGGTGCTTGTCCTCGTCGTTCTTGCCGCGGTGGATCACCTCGGTGGCCACCCAGAGCACGCCGAGGCCGAACAGGATGCCCATGTACGGCGGCAGGTGGGTGACGGTCTTGAACACCGGCACGAACAGCAGCGAGCCGAGGCCGAGGATCAGCACCAGGTTACGTTCGAAATCGGTGGTCGGGTTGCGCCGGCCCTCGGCGGTCTCGCGCAGGCGCGGGCGCGGCGCCTCGCCCTTGAGACGGAAGCTGAGCAGCAGCAGCGGCACCAGCAGGCACACCAGACTGGGCAGGAACAGGCCGGTGATCACCCCGGTGGCGCTGATCTGGCTGCCGATCCACAGCATGGTGGTGGTCACGTCGCCGATCGGCGACCAGGCGCCGCCGGCGTTGGCGGCGATCACCACGATGCCGACGTACAGCCAGCGCTCCGGACGGCCGCGCACCAGCTTGCGCAGCAGCGAGACCATGACGATGGTGGTGGTCAGGTTGTCCAGCACCGCGGAAAGGAAGAAGGTGATCAGGCCGACGATCCACAACAGGTGCACGCGCTTGCGGGTCTGGATGCGGTCGGTGATGACCTTGAAGCCTTCGTGGGAGTCGATCAGCTCGACGATGGTCATGGCGCCGAGCAGGAAGAACAGGATCTCGGCGATCTCGCCGAGGTGGTGGCGCAGCTCGCCGACCACGCCGTGGCCGGCCGCCTCGCCCGCGGGCAGGATGCTGTCGGCGCCCATCACCAGGGCGGTCCAGCACAGCACGGCGGTGAGGATGGCCGAGGCGGCCTTGTCGATTTTCAGCGGGTGTTCGAGGGCGATGCAGAGGTAGCCGACGACGAAGATCAGGGCCATCCAGGCGTACATGGGCGAAATTCCGGTTGGTCAGTGGACGGATTGTTGTTTTGTTTTCGCAACTGGCGGCGGAGCATGCCTGATCGCGGGGGGCGCTGAAAAGCGCCGCTCTGTCGCAGCGGGCAGAAAAAAGGCCCGGCACCTGACGGTGGCGGGCCTTTTTCCGGGAGGCGCGGTTTAGAGCGC harbors:
- the nhaD gene encoding sodium:proton antiporter NhaD, with translation MYAWMALIFVVGYLCIALEHPLKIDKAASAILTAVLCWTALVMGADSILPAGEAAGHGVVGELRHHLGEIAEILFFLLGAMTIVELIDSHEGFKVITDRIQTRKRVHLLWIVGLITFFLSAVLDNLTTTIVMVSLLRKLVRGRPERWLYVGIVVIAANAGGAWSPIGDVTTTMLWIGSQISATGVITGLFLPSLVCLLVPLLLLSFRLKGEAPRPRLRETAEGRRNPTTDFERNLVLILGLGSLLFVPVFKTVTHLPPYMGILFGLGVLWVATEVIHRGKNDEDKHPLSVVGVLRRVDSASVLFFLGILLAVSSLATAGHLTQVASLLREGLGNVYAINYAIGLLSAVVDNVPLVAGAMKMYPLTSPEAVAAAGADATWLRYFVVDGTFWEMLAYCAGTGGSSLIIGSAAGVAAMGMERISFVWYLKRVSLLAFLGYTAGAATYMGMLAFA